A genomic stretch from Chloroflexota bacterium includes:
- a CDS encoding DUF1028 domain-containing protein, with protein MTYSIVARDPETGRLGVAVQSHYLGVGLVVPWLEAGVGAIATQAQVDVSYGPVGLGLLRNGRKAEQVVAALIASDLTPQIRQVGVVDADGGAAAFTGTETIPAAGHLVREGFTVQGNLLERDTCWPAMAAAYEAALGEGLPFSERLIRALEAGEAEGGDVRGRQSAAITIVESTLQPAPWKGRILDARVDDHPDPVPELRRLVGLYESYALFDEEGDAARAGRSEADRYAEARRRTPGAMELVFWMGIEHAKRGELDAARRELQIAFAADARWRTTLQHLADASREGMTPELAAQLTA; from the coding sequence ATGACGTACAGCATCGTGGCCCGCGACCCGGAAACGGGACGCCTGGGAGTCGCGGTGCAGTCCCACTACCTCGGCGTGGGCCTGGTCGTGCCCTGGCTCGAGGCAGGCGTGGGTGCGATTGCGACCCAGGCCCAGGTGGACGTCTCGTATGGTCCGGTCGGCCTCGGGCTGCTGCGCAACGGGCGGAAGGCCGAGCAGGTGGTCGCGGCCCTGATCGCGAGTGACCTGACGCCCCAGATCCGGCAGGTCGGGGTCGTGGACGCCGACGGCGGAGCCGCCGCGTTCACCGGGACCGAGACCATCCCGGCCGCCGGGCACCTGGTCCGCGAGGGCTTCACCGTCCAGGGCAATCTCCTCGAGCGCGACACGTGCTGGCCGGCGATGGCCGCGGCCTACGAGGCCGCTCTCGGTGAGGGGCTGCCGTTCAGCGAACGGCTCATCCGCGCCCTCGAGGCGGGGGAGGCGGAAGGGGGCGATGTCCGCGGCCGTCAGAGTGCGGCAATCACGATCGTGGAGTCGACCCTCCAGCCCGCTCCTTGGAAAGGACGCATCCTCGACGCTCGAGTCGACGACCATCCTGATCCGGTTCCCGAGCTGCGGCGCCTGGTGGGCCTGTATGAGAGCTACGCCCTGTTCGACGAGGAGGGCGACGCGGCGCGCGCCGGCCGCTCGGAAGCCGATCGCTACGCCGAGGCCCGGCGCCGCACGCCGGGAGCCATGGAGCTGGTCTTCTGGATGGGTATCGAACACGCCAAGCGCGGCGAGCTGGATGCCGCCCGTCGAGAGCTGCAGATCGCCTTCGCGGCCGACGCGCGCTGGCGGACCACCCTCCAGCACCTCGCGGATGCCAGCCGGGAGGGGATGACGCCCGAGCTGGCGGCCCAGCTGACCGCCTGA
- the trxB gene encoding thioredoxin-disulfide reductase, translating into MTSTATPPSTSTDPVDLSHRKLAIIGSGPAGLTAALYAARANLEPVVFAGNAPLGQLMITSDVENYPGFPDGILGPELMDLFRRQAERFGAHLVEEDVTKVDFSQRPFKLWVRDDLYLADAVIVATGASALWLGLPSEEAFRGRGVSACATCDGFFFRDREVAVVGGGDTALEEALFLTKFASKVTMLVRRDELRGSKIMQDRAFAHPKVEVRWNREVAEVLGNTTVDQLRLRDTQSGEEEMFDAQGLFIAIGYKPNTDLFVGQLDLDERGYCQVAGRTAGETSSNIEGVFVAGDVHDHTYRQAVTAAGEGCKAAIDAERWLESIGEHVATTATNW; encoded by the coding sequence ATGACGAGCACCGCAACTCCCCCTTCAACCTCGACCGATCCGGTTGACCTGTCACACCGCAAGCTCGCCATCATCGGTTCGGGTCCGGCCGGCCTGACGGCCGCCCTGTATGCCGCGCGCGCCAACCTGGAGCCCGTGGTGTTCGCCGGCAATGCGCCGCTGGGCCAGCTGATGATCACCTCCGACGTCGAGAACTACCCTGGATTCCCCGACGGCATCCTGGGACCGGAGCTCATGGACCTGTTCCGGCGGCAGGCGGAGCGGTTCGGCGCGCATCTGGTGGAGGAGGACGTCACCAAGGTCGACTTCAGCCAGCGCCCGTTCAAGCTGTGGGTTCGTGACGACCTGTACCTGGCCGATGCCGTCATCGTGGCCACCGGGGCCAGCGCCCTGTGGCTGGGCCTCCCGAGTGAGGAGGCATTCCGCGGACGCGGGGTCAGCGCCTGCGCCACGTGTGATGGCTTCTTCTTCCGCGACCGGGAAGTGGCGGTGGTCGGGGGCGGCGACACGGCGCTGGAGGAGGCGCTGTTCCTGACCAAGTTCGCGTCCAAGGTCACCATGCTCGTCCGGCGCGACGAGCTGCGCGGATCGAAGATCATGCAGGACCGCGCCTTCGCGCACCCCAAGGTCGAGGTGCGGTGGAACCGCGAGGTGGCCGAAGTTCTCGGCAACACCACCGTCGACCAGCTGCGCCTGCGCGACACCCAGAGCGGCGAGGAGGAGATGTTCGACGCCCAGGGCCTGTTCATCGCCATCGGCTACAAGCCCAATACCGACCTGTTCGTGGGGCAGCTGGACCTCGACGAACGCGGCTACTGCCAAGTCGCCGGTCGGACAGCCGGCGAGACGAGCTCGAACATCGAGGGCGTGTTCGTAGCCGGCGATGTCCACGACCACACCTACCGACAGGCCGTCACGGCTGCGGGGGAAGGCTGCAAAGCGGCCATCGACGCCGAGCGCTGGCTGGAGTCCATCGGCGAGCACGTGGCCACCACCGCCACCAACTGGTAG
- the ispG gene encoding flavodoxin-dependent (E)-4-hydroxy-3-methylbut-2-enyl-diphosphate synthase has product MSETPAAAARRATTTVDVGGVLVGSDHPVVVQSMTNTDTADADATAIQVAQLAHAGSELVRVTVNTDAAAEAVPVIRDKLDKLGVGVPIIGDFHYNGHLLLTKYPACAAALAKYRINPGNVGTKRRDEQFRTIVEVALANDKPVRIGVNWGSLDQQLLTELMDANAASPEPRDSRAVMIDAMLESALRSATLAEETGLGHDRIIISAKVSGVPDLVQIYRRLATRCEYPLHLGLTEAGMGSRGIIGSTAGLAILLDEGIGDTIRVSLTPSPGGDRTEEVQIAQQVLQSLGLRSFVPQVSACPGCGRTTSTFFQEMARDIQAHLRDQMPAWKAQHPGVEELRVAVMGCVVNGPGESRHADIGISLPGTFEEPVAPVYVDGALRTTLRGDDIVPRFLAILDEYVAARYPG; this is encoded by the coding sequence ATGAGCGAAACCCCAGCCGCAGCCGCCCGCCGGGCGACCACCACCGTCGATGTGGGCGGCGTGCTGGTCGGCTCGGACCATCCGGTGGTCGTGCAGTCCATGACCAACACCGACACCGCCGACGCCGATGCAACCGCCATCCAGGTCGCCCAGCTGGCCCACGCGGGCTCCGAGCTGGTGCGGGTCACGGTCAACACCGATGCGGCCGCTGAAGCGGTGCCGGTCATCCGCGACAAGTTGGACAAGCTGGGCGTCGGGGTCCCGATCATCGGGGACTTCCACTACAACGGCCACCTGCTGCTGACCAAATACCCGGCCTGCGCGGCCGCCCTGGCCAAGTACCGCATCAATCCCGGCAACGTGGGCACCAAGCGGCGGGACGAGCAGTTCCGGACCATCGTGGAAGTCGCTCTGGCCAATGACAAGCCGGTGCGGATCGGCGTGAACTGGGGCTCGCTCGACCAGCAGCTGCTGACCGAGCTGATGGATGCCAACGCCGCCAGCCCCGAGCCGCGCGACAGCCGGGCGGTGATGATCGACGCCATGCTCGAATCGGCCCTGCGCTCGGCCACCCTGGCCGAGGAAACCGGCCTGGGCCACGACCGGATCATCATCAGCGCCAAGGTCAGCGGCGTGCCGGACCTGGTGCAGATCTATCGTCGCCTCGCGACCCGCTGCGAGTATCCGCTCCACCTGGGCCTGACCGAGGCCGGGATGGGCAGCCGCGGGATCATCGGCTCCACGGCCGGGTTGGCCATCCTGCTCGATGAGGGGATCGGCGACACGATCCGGGTCAGCCTGACCCCGTCACCGGGTGGGGATCGGACCGAGGAGGTGCAGATCGCCCAGCAGGTCCTGCAGTCGCTCGGGCTCCGCTCGTTCGTCCCGCAGGTCTCGGCCTGTCCGGGCTGCGGCCGGACGACCTCGACCTTCTTCCAAGAGATGGCGCGCGACATCCAGGCCCACCTGCGTGACCAGATGCCTGCCTGGAAGGCTCAGCACCCGGGCGTCGAGGAGCTCCGCGTGGCGGTCATGGGCTGCGTCGTGAATGGGCCGGGGGAAAGCCGCCACGCGGACATCGGAATCAGCCTGCCCGGAACGTTCGAGGAGCCGGTGGCCCCTGTCTACGTTGACGGCGCGCTGCGCACGACCCTGCGCGGCGACGACATCGTGCCGCGGTTCCTCGCCATCCTCGACGAGTACGTGGCGGCCCGCTACCCCGGCTAG
- a CDS encoding TlpA disulfide reductase family protein: protein MLATTVPLLLAVVLVVVVAGGAGLLTPALRVADRAPDFALADLNGEPVRLADYLGRPVLVNFWASWCLPACAEEFPILAEALEVHADIGLAVIGIVYRDRSEAARAFGDQFHATWPLAMDPGERVARAYGVFGPPESWLVGPDGTLVSRHIGPFTAEELAEALVHLATDH, encoded by the coding sequence GTGCTGGCCACGACCGTCCCGTTGCTCCTGGCTGTCGTCCTGGTCGTCGTGGTGGCCGGCGGGGCAGGCCTGCTGACTCCGGCCCTGCGGGTGGCGGATCGGGCGCCGGACTTCGCGCTGGCCGACTTGAACGGTGAGCCGGTCCGCCTGGCGGACTACCTCGGGCGACCCGTGCTCGTGAACTTCTGGGCGTCATGGTGCCTGCCGGCCTGCGCCGAGGAGTTTCCGATCTTGGCCGAGGCGCTCGAGGTCCACGCGGACATCGGGCTGGCGGTGATTGGAATCGTGTACCGTGACCGCTCGGAGGCGGCCCGCGCCTTCGGCGACCAGTTCCACGCGACCTGGCCGCTGGCCATGGATCCAGGAGAACGCGTGGCGCGGGCGTATGGTGTGTTTGGACCGCCCGAGAGCTGGCTCGTGGGTCCGGATGGGACCCTGGTCAGCCGGCACATCGGACCGTTCACCGCCGAGGAGCTGGCGGAAGCGCTGGTTCACCTGGCCACCGACCACTGA
- a CDS encoding cytochrome c oxidase subunit 3, protein MSAQAPTRRQGGFPIPLVGMLLFISSEVMFFGGLFATYFSARASFAGAWGPPPGAPELEILPVPLPITLILLTSSITMHWAVRAIGRGDSGRLRLWLVVTLGLGLVFLAGQIYDYTTLGFGISDGVYGTVFYTLTGFHGAHVFGGVVGLSILTARAGQGQFSARNHVAVEAVSYYWHFVDVVWVALFTTLYLLG, encoded by the coding sequence ATGAGCGCCCAGGCGCCGACCCGCCGCCAGGGCGGCTTTCCCATCCCGCTGGTCGGGATGCTGCTGTTCATCTCGTCGGAGGTGATGTTCTTCGGCGGCCTGTTCGCCACGTACTTCTCGGCCCGAGCCTCCTTCGCCGGTGCGTGGGGCCCACCTCCGGGTGCTCCGGAGCTGGAGATCCTGCCCGTCCCGCTGCCCATCACCCTCATCCTGCTCACCTCCAGCATCACCATGCACTGGGCTGTGCGGGCCATCGGCCGAGGCGACTCCGGTCGATTGCGGTTGTGGCTGGTCGTGACGCTGGGCCTGGGGCTCGTGTTCCTGGCCGGCCAGATCTATGACTACACGACCCTCGGATTCGGGATCTCGGATGGGGTGTACGGCACCGTTTTCTACACTCTGACCGGTTTCCACGGCGCGCACGTCTTCGGTGGTGTGGTGGGGCTCAGCATCCTCACCGCCCGTGCCGGGCAGGGGCAATTCTCGGCCCGCAACCACGTGGCGGTCGAGGCGGTCAGCTACTACTGGCATTTCGTCGACGTGGTGTGGGTGGCCCTCTTCACCACCCTGTACCTGCTCGGCTAA
- the ctaD gene encoding cytochrome c oxidase subunit I, protein MATTTTLAPGTTGYERSWVLDWLTTVDHKKIGVLYIVNAFAFFFFAGLLALVVRTELAVPGLQFVDQSTFNQAFTMHGTLMIFLFIVPVFSGFANYVVPLMLGAPDMAFPRINALSFWMLPLGGLLIVSGYLVGGAAAGGWTGYAPLTGVQFSPGDGTDLWIMGLAVVGTASILGSVNFLTTIFKMRAPGMTLYRMPIFVWTVMVTQALILLATPVITAALIALFIDRNYGGSFFDPSVGGDPILWQHLFWFFGHPEVYIVILPALGVVSEILPVFSRKPLFGYRAFVWATIAIGLLSFSVWAHHMFTTGVVFLPFFTFMTALIAIPTGVKMFNWLATLWRGSLVFTTAMLFALGVISMFLIGGISGVMLAAAPVDFHLQDTYFVVAHLHYVFFGGAAMGVFASAYYWFPKMTGRRLNETLGKIHFGMLLVGFNAAFFVQHSLGIQGMPRRIADYAADAGWTEMNLISTAGAFLIAFSMVPFVVNVVTTLLNGEKVGDDPWEGNTLEWATTSPPPTYNFDRLPPIRSERPVFDLRHKHEPNLHPEANP, encoded by the coding sequence ATGGCGACCACCACCACCCTCGCCCCCGGCACTACGGGCTACGAGCGCTCGTGGGTCCTCGACTGGCTGACCACGGTCGACCACAAGAAGATCGGGGTCCTGTACATCGTCAACGCGTTCGCCTTCTTCTTCTTCGCGGGCCTGTTGGCGCTCGTCGTCCGCACCGAGCTGGCCGTCCCCGGCCTCCAGTTCGTGGACCAGAGCACCTTCAACCAGGCCTTCACGATGCACGGCACCTTGATGATCTTCCTGTTCATCGTGCCCGTCTTCTCCGGCTTCGCCAATTACGTGGTCCCGCTCATGCTCGGCGCGCCGGACATGGCATTCCCGCGGATCAACGCCCTGTCGTTCTGGATGCTGCCACTGGGTGGCCTGCTGATCGTGTCCGGCTACCTGGTGGGAGGCGCCGCGGCCGGTGGCTGGACCGGGTACGCCCCCCTCACCGGGGTGCAGTTCTCGCCGGGCGATGGAACCGACCTGTGGATCATGGGCCTGGCCGTGGTCGGAACGGCCTCGATCCTGGGATCGGTCAACTTCCTGACCACCATCTTCAAGATGCGCGCACCGGGGATGACCCTGTACCGGATGCCGATCTTCGTGTGGACCGTCATGGTTACCCAGGCCCTCATCCTGCTCGCCACGCCGGTCATCACCGCCGCCCTGATCGCGCTGTTCATCGACCGCAACTACGGCGGATCGTTCTTCGATCCCTCGGTCGGGGGTGATCCCATCCTCTGGCAGCACCTGTTCTGGTTCTTCGGCCACCCCGAGGTCTATATCGTCATCCTGCCGGCCCTGGGCGTCGTGAGCGAGATCCTGCCCGTGTTCAGCCGCAAGCCGCTGTTCGGGTATCGCGCCTTCGTGTGGGCCACCATCGCCATCGGATTGCTCTCCTTCAGCGTGTGGGCGCACCACATGTTCACGACGGGTGTCGTGTTCCTGCCCTTCTTCACCTTCATGACCGCCCTGATCGCGATTCCCACCGGGGTGAAGATGTTCAACTGGCTGGCCACCCTGTGGCGCGGCTCGCTGGTGTTCACGACCGCCATGCTATTCGCCCTTGGCGTCATCAGCATGTTCCTGATCGGGGGCATCAGCGGGGTGATGCTGGCTGCCGCGCCGGTCGACTTCCACCTCCAGGACACGTACTTCGTGGTGGCGCATCTCCACTACGTGTTCTTTGGCGGGGCGGCCATGGGCGTCTTTGCGTCGGCCTACTACTGGTTCCCCAAGATGACCGGGCGCCGCCTCAACGAGACGCTCGGCAAGATCCACTTCGGGATGCTGTTGGTGGGCTTCAACGCCGCGTTCTTCGTGCAGCACTCGCTCGGCATCCAGGGCATGCCGCGCCGGATCGCCGACTACGCCGCCGATGCGGGCTGGACCGAGATGAACCTGATCTCGACCGCCGGCGCGTTCCTGATCGCCTTTTCCATGGTCCCGTTCGTGGTCAACGTGGTCACCACGCTGCTGAACGGCGAGAAGGTTGGAGACGATCCATGGGAGGGCAACACCCTGGAGTGGGCGACCACCTCCCCGCCACCGACGTACAACTTCGACCGCCTCCCGCCCATCCGCAGTGAGCGGCCCGTGTTCGACCTGCGCCACAAGCATGAACCCAACCTCCATCCGGAGGCCAATCCATGA
- the coxB gene encoding cytochrome c oxidase subunit II, with product MIRLAAVCLPTLLLTGCLFPPEPMTTQAEEVRTLFLVIFGLGALVFVGVEGFLIYAVFRYRRRDDRLPAQHHGNTKVEIVWTVIPTVIVLILFVTSMFTLGDISARSDDPVRIEVEGQQFSWTFRYANGYSVTGNVLAPPVLVVPTGEPVRLALVSRDVIHSFFVPAFLVKTDVVPFGQGQAPNELEFTVTAPGTYRGQCAELCGTLHADMTFEVQAMAPADFEAWLATAASATPTPAASVPPDAHVVELSADNIAFNVLELDVPAGEPFIIRFTNAEAVDHNVSISDGTTTLFTGSTVTGPDVTVDYVVDALEPGEYTFICDFHPIPAMTGTLTVR from the coding sequence ATGATCCGCCTGGCTGCCGTCTGCCTGCCGACCCTCCTGCTGACCGGCTGCCTCTTCCCCCCGGAGCCGATGACGACCCAGGCCGAGGAGGTCCGGACCTTGTTCCTGGTCATCTTTGGGCTAGGCGCCCTGGTCTTCGTTGGGGTCGAGGGCTTCCTAATCTACGCCGTCTTCCGATATCGGCGGCGCGACGACCGGCTGCCGGCCCAGCATCACGGCAACACGAAGGTCGAGATCGTATGGACCGTGATCCCCACGGTGATCGTCCTGATCCTGTTCGTCACGAGCATGTTCACCCTGGGCGACATCAGCGCCCGCAGCGACGACCCGGTCAGGATCGAAGTCGAGGGGCAGCAGTTCTCGTGGACGTTCCGCTATGCCAACGGCTACTCCGTCACCGGCAATGTGTTGGCTCCTCCTGTACTGGTCGTCCCGACCGGCGAGCCGGTGCGCCTCGCCCTGGTCAGCCGCGACGTGATCCACTCATTCTTCGTCCCGGCTTTCCTGGTGAAGACCGATGTCGTCCCATTCGGCCAGGGACAGGCGCCCAACGAGCTGGAGTTCACGGTCACCGCGCCGGGGACCTACCGCGGCCAGTGCGCCGAGTTGTGCGGCACCCTGCATGCGGACATGACCTTCGAAGTGCAGGCCATGGCTCCGGCCGACTTCGAGGCCTGGCTGGCCACGGCCGCGAGTGCGACCCCGACCCCCGCCGCATCGGTGCCACCCGACGCCCACGTCGTGGAGCTGTCGGCTGACAACATCGCATTCAATGTTTTGGAGCTGGATGTCCCGGCCGGCGAGCCGTTCATCATCCGTTTCACCAACGCCGAGGCGGTGGACCACAACGTATCGATCTCGGACGGAACGACCACCCTGTTCACCGGCAGCACGGTGACCGGCCCGGACGTGACGGTTGACTACGTGGTCGACGCGCTGGAGCCGGGCGAGTACACCTTCATCTGCGACTTCCATCCGATCCCGGCCATGACCGGTACCCTGACGGTGCGGTGA
- a CDS encoding cytochrome c oxidase assembly protein, producing MRGGRLRSVAGLTVIATAGWFVRPSPVLAHGAVPPAPGWPDTLLAWTIDPLPLLGVFGAALGYWWLVRRVERRHPRNPVPRMRHWAWMSGLAAVVAALLSPIETYSGALLTIHMVQHLLLQFVAAPLLLLAAPVTVLLRAVGPTTRRWLLVVLHSRLVRALTFPLLAWFLFAAVNWGWHLSDLYDLALEVEWVHYLQHLTLFGAALLFWFPVVGADPGPWRLPHPMRLFYLFLAMPQNSFLGVAILNAAGVLYPHYATTVRAWGPSPLVDQQAAGTLMWVWGDLVFLLAMVAVIAAWVRQEERRNAREEARLDAEAARLEQAARGSRPARL from the coding sequence GTGCGCGGAGGGCGGCTTCGGAGCGTGGCGGGCCTGACGGTCATCGCGACCGCCGGGTGGTTCGTCCGCCCGAGTCCCGTGCTTGCCCACGGCGCGGTTCCGCCGGCGCCGGGGTGGCCCGACACCCTGCTGGCCTGGACGATCGACCCGCTGCCGTTGCTGGGTGTCTTCGGGGCCGCGCTCGGCTACTGGTGGCTGGTTCGCCGCGTCGAGCGGCGGCATCCTCGCAATCCGGTGCCCCGGATGCGGCACTGGGCCTGGATGAGCGGGCTGGCGGCGGTCGTGGCGGCGCTGCTGTCCCCGATAGAGACCTATTCCGGGGCGCTCCTGACGATCCACATGGTCCAGCATCTGCTGCTCCAGTTCGTCGCGGCTCCGCTGCTCTTGCTCGCCGCCCCGGTCACGGTCCTCCTGCGAGCGGTAGGGCCGACCACCCGTCGGTGGCTGCTCGTCGTGCTCCACAGCCGGCTGGTGCGGGCACTCACCTTCCCCCTGCTGGCGTGGTTCCTGTTCGCGGCCGTCAACTGGGGCTGGCACCTGTCGGACCTGTACGACCTGGCGCTGGAGGTGGAGTGGGTTCATTACCTTCAGCACCTCACTCTGTTCGGAGCCGCGCTCCTGTTCTGGTTCCCGGTGGTCGGCGCCGACCCCGGCCCGTGGCGGCTCCCCCACCCGATGCGCCTGTTCTACCTGTTCCTGGCCATGCCCCAGAACTCCTTCCTCGGCGTTGCGATCCTGAACGCGGCCGGTGTCCTGTACCCCCACTACGCGACCACTGTCCGGGCCTGGGGACCCTCGCCGCTGGTGGATCAGCAGGCCGCCGGCACCCTGATGTGGGTGTGGGGAGACCTGGTCTTTCTGTTGGCCATGGTCGCAGTGATTGCGGCCTGGGTCCGCCAGGAAGAGCGGCGCAACGCCCGCGAGGAAGCGCGGCTGGATGCGGAGGCGGCGCGGCTGGAGCAGGCGGCCCGGGGGTCTCGGCCAGCGCGACTCTAG
- a CDS encoding heme o synthase yields the protein MSRFTTLAALAVAMTYLLVVVGAIVRATGSGLGCPEWPTCHGSWIPPMDDPHAIIEWSHRTVAALTGAVVAAVALVAVLRHRGRPAVVVASVVAAGLVVFQAWLGKVAVETDLSGDIVTAHLATAMGLFALVLYVWMRSRYPRHVPAAGGWSGFAILAGLTTLATYGLLLLGAHVTATGSALAFDDWPLMNGALFPALDAAVLPHVWHRWATVAVGLLVAGTVVAARRGREPAPLPALATAAAGLYLAQVVIGGAQVLTDLAPWTQVAHVALGAAVFGTLATLAMAAHYVGRMESVVTADLERSVAARGDTLRAYVALTKPRIIELLLVTTVPTMVLAEGGIPPLALIGSVLVGGTLAAGGANAINQYLDRDIDDLMRRTRNRPLPRRAVTPPAALAFGLVLSVVSFAWLSLTVNLLSAVLAASAIVFYVIVYTLWLKRATPQNIVIGGAAGCVPVLVAWAAVTGTVGLPALVLFAIIFIWTPPHFWALALRYRGDYEAAGVPMLPVVRGEVETARQILLYSLVLVAVSLLLLPAAGMGLIYLVAAGTLGIGFVAWAMRVRRSPEAGASAIGLFRYSTLYLTLLFAAVAADTLVRAAMA from the coding sequence TTGTCTCGATTCACCACCCTCGCCGCGCTGGCCGTGGCGATGACCTACCTACTGGTCGTGGTGGGCGCCATCGTGCGCGCCACCGGTTCTGGGCTGGGGTGCCCGGAGTGGCCGACCTGCCACGGGTCGTGGATCCCGCCCATGGACGATCCGCACGCCATCATCGAGTGGAGCCATCGGACGGTGGCCGCCCTGACCGGAGCGGTGGTTGCGGCGGTGGCACTGGTCGCCGTCCTCCGCCATCGAGGCCGGCCCGCGGTGGTGGTGGCCAGCGTCGTGGCCGCCGGCCTGGTGGTGTTCCAGGCCTGGCTCGGCAAGGTCGCGGTCGAGACTGATCTGTCGGGCGACATCGTGACGGCTCATCTGGCCACCGCCATGGGCCTGTTCGCCCTGGTGCTATACGTCTGGATGCGAAGCCGCTACCCGCGACATGTCCCTGCCGCTGGGGGCTGGAGCGGCTTCGCGATCCTCGCCGGCCTGACCACCCTGGCGACCTACGGGCTCTTGCTCCTTGGCGCACACGTGACCGCCACCGGCAGCGCCCTGGCGTTCGACGACTGGCCGCTCATGAACGGAGCCCTGTTCCCGGCCCTGGATGCTGCCGTGCTCCCGCATGTGTGGCACCGATGGGCGACAGTCGCGGTCGGACTGCTCGTGGCCGGGACCGTGGTCGCGGCCCGTCGCGGACGCGAGCCAGCGCCACTGCCCGCGCTGGCCACCGCGGCCGCGGGGTTGTACTTGGCCCAGGTCGTGATCGGCGGCGCGCAGGTGCTGACCGATCTGGCGCCCTGGACCCAGGTCGCCCACGTCGCGCTTGGTGCAGCCGTCTTCGGCACGCTCGCGACCCTGGCCATGGCCGCCCACTACGTGGGTCGCATGGAGTCGGTGGTGACGGCCGATCTCGAGCGGTCGGTCGCGGCCCGGGGCGACACTCTTCGCGCCTACGTGGCTCTGACCAAGCCACGGATCATCGAGCTGCTGCTGGTCACCACCGTCCCGACGATGGTCCTGGCCGAGGGAGGCATCCCCCCGCTCGCCCTCATCGGCTCGGTGCTCGTAGGCGGCACCCTCGCCGCCGGCGGCGCCAACGCCATCAACCAGTACCTTGACCGCGATATCGACGACCTCATGCGCCGGACCCGGAACCGGCCCCTCCCGCGACGCGCGGTGACGCCCCCCGCAGCCTTGGCCTTCGGGCTCGTCCTGAGCGTGGTCTCGTTCGCCTGGCTGTCCCTGACCGTCAACCTGCTGAGCGCCGTCCTGGCGGCCAGCGCGATCGTGTTCTACGTGATCGTCTATACCCTGTGGCTGAAGCGGGCCACCCCCCAGAACATCGTCATCGGCGGCGCGGCAGGCTGCGTCCCGGTACTGGTGGCCTGGGCCGCGGTGACTGGGACGGTGGGACTCCCGGCCCTGGTCCTGTTCGCCATCATCTTCATCTGGACCCCGCCCCACTTCTGGGCCCTCGCGCTCCGTTACCGCGGCGACTACGAGGCCGCCGGCGTGCCCATGCTGCCGGTGGTGCGCGGAGAGGTGGAGACCGCGCGCCAGATCCTGCTGTACTCCCTCGTCCTGGTGGCGGTCAGCCTGCTCCTCCTGCCGGCGGCCGGGATGGGGCTGATCTACCTGGTCGCGGCCGGCACACTGGGCATCGGCTTCGTGGCCTGGGCTATGCGCGTGCGCCGATCACCCGAGGCCGGTGCTTCGGCGATCGGCCTGTTCCGGTATTCCACCCTCTACCTGACCCTGCTCTTCGCGGCAGTCGCGGCCGACACACTGGTCCGCGCGGCCATGGCCTAG
- a CDS encoding oxygenase MpaB family protein gives MSATRSPSSPADLTRAMAADTARRPPPAGLFDRGSVSWRVDREAIVLAGGTCALLMQIAHPAVAAAVDAHSDFRTDPFARLRRTLGSSWSIVFGDRPTAERAIGRINAIHAAVRGVVPETGTTYRALDPDLLLWVHATLVDTALRMHDRFVAPLNPAERDAYHREAASVAIRLGVPEAVIPSTAADLRTWMAGRIKSGDVRVSPTARALLPWILYPTRFPPRWIWDVAHLASFSVLHPAVRRQYGLGWSAPRERGVERLAAASRWVVPRLPSVIRHVPAGR, from the coding sequence GTGTCGGCGACACGATCACCGTCCTCCCCGGCTGACCTGACCCGAGCGATGGCGGCTGATACCGCCCGCCGCCCGCCGCCCGCCGGGCTGTTCGACCGCGGTTCTGTATCGTGGCGGGTGGATCGCGAGGCGATTGTCCTGGCCGGTGGCACCTGCGCGCTGCTCATGCAGATTGCGCATCCGGCGGTCGCCGCCGCGGTCGATGCCCACTCCGACTTCCGGACCGATCCGTTCGCCCGGCTGCGCCGGACCCTGGGGTCGAGCTGGTCCATCGTCTTTGGCGACCGGCCCACCGCGGAGCGCGCCATCGGACGCATCAATGCCATCCATGCCGCGGTCCGGGGAGTCGTTCCGGAAACGGGGACAACCTATCGGGCGCTCGACCCTGACCTCCTGCTATGGGTCCACGCCACCCTGGTCGACACCGCCCTGCGGATGCACGACCGGTTCGTGGCGCCGCTCAACCCAGCTGAGCGGGACGCCTACCACCGTGAGGCAGCATCGGTCGCGATCCGGCTCGGCGTGCCCGAAGCCGTGATCCCATCCACTGCGGCCGACCTGCGGACGTGGATGGCGGGCCGCATCAAATCCGGGGACGTGCGCGTCAGCCCAACCGCGCGCGCCCTCCTCCCGTGGATTCTGTACCCGACCCGATTCCCGCCGCGCTGGATCTGGGACGTGGCGCACCTGGCGTCGTTTTCGGTCCTCCATCCTGCCGTTCGTCGGCAGTACGGCCTGGGCTGGAGCGCCCCGCGCGAGCGTGGCGTGGAGCGCCTGGCGGCCGCGAGCCGCTGGGTCGTGCCGCGCCTGCCGTCGGTGATCCGCCACGTTCCTGCCGGCCGCTGA